From Amycolatopsis sp. WQ 127309:
CGTCCGGCTGTTCGCGCAGCCCGCCGTGGTGCTGGTGATCGTCGCCGTGACCCTGATCTGGGTGTTCTCGAGCGGCTTGACCGCGACCGAGAAGGAGACGCTCAACGCCTCTTCGCTGTTCACAGCGCTGGGTGACCACGTCTTGATGACGCTGGTGGTGACCGCGATCGTCGTACTGGTCGCGGTGCCGCTCGGGGTGATCGTGACGCGGCCGTGGGCGCGGTTCCTCGCGCCGATCTTCCTGGCGATCGCGAACATCGGCCAGGCCGCGCCCGCGCTCGGCGTGCTGGTGCTGTGGTTCATCGTCACCGGCGCGACCGGCGGGCTGTGGGTGGCGGCGCTGCCGCTGGCCTTCTACTCGCTGCTGCCGGTGCTGCGGAACACGATGGTCGGCATCCAGCAGGTCGACGAGTCGCTGATCGACGCGGGCCGCGGCATCGGGATGTCGGCGAGCGCGGTGCTGTTCCGCGTCGAGATGCCGCTGGCCGTCCCGCTGATCCTGGCCGGCCTGCGCACCTCACTGGTGCTGGCGGTCGGCACCGCGACGTTCGGCATGTTCGTCAACGCCGGCGGGTTCGGGCTGCTCATCGACACCGGGTACAAGCTGAACCTGACCTCGGTGCTGGTCACCGGTTCGGTGCTGGCCGTGGCGCTCGCGCTGCTGGTCGACTGGCTCGGCGCGGTCGCCGAACAGTTCTTCGGACCGAAGGGGCTGCGATGAAACTCCGGCGTTTTACGGCAGTCTTCGGCGCGGCGGTGCTGGGCGCGACGCTCTCGGCGTGCGGGCTGACGGTCAACCAGGCCGTGCCCTACGACATCCAGCCGGGCACGATCCAGCCGATCCCGTCGCTGCAGGGCCTGAAGGTCACGGTGGGGTCGAAGGACTTCACCGAGAACATCATCCTGGCGTACATGGCCGAGATGGCCCTGACCGCGTCGGGCGCGGACGTCGTCGACCTGTCGGACATCAAGGGGTCCAACTCGTCGCGGCAGGCGCTGCTCTCCGGGCAGACCGACGTCACCTGGGAGTACACCGGCACGGGCTGGATCAACTACCAGGGCAACGAGCTCCCGGTGCCCGGCGGCGAGAAGGCCCAGTACGAGGCGACGGCCAAGGCCGACGAAGAGAAGTTCGGTGTCACCTGGC
This genomic window contains:
- a CDS encoding ABC transporter permease; its protein translation is MTAAVDTGFSTESGSKRAERVRLFAQPAVVLVIVAVTLIWVFSSGLTATEKETLNASSLFTALGDHVLMTLVVTAIVVLVAVPLGVIVTRPWARFLAPIFLAIANIGQAAPALGVLVLWFIVTGATGGLWVAALPLAFYSLLPVLRNTMVGIQQVDESLIDAGRGIGMSASAVLFRVEMPLAVPLILAGLRTSLVLAVGTATFGMFVNAGGFGLLIDTGYKLNLTSVLVTGSVLAVALALLVDWLGAVAEQFFGPKGLR